GGATGGAAGATTCAACAAGCGGTTCCCCTGCGAAACGGCCTTCGACACTTGCGGCCGCGCGGTCGAGCACTTCGCGCATCGTAAGATCGGGATTGTCCGTATTCGCAGGATCGATGGCTGCAAGCAGGTCATCCGTGAGGAAACTGTTGATGCTCTCTGCCACTCGTGTACGATCGCGGGCTCTTTCCCGGGCCCGGGAAGCCTGAACGGCCAGTGTCGTCGATACGGCAGTTGCGGCGATAAGCACGGACGAGATCATTATGGATACTGCGACTGCAGTCCTATGTCGCCGTACGGTTTTGGCCAGACGGTAGGCAAGCGTGTTTGACGCTGCCGCTATGGGCAGCCCCTTCAAGTAGCGACGAATATCCTCCGACATGGCTTCCACAGACGGGTATCGTCGCGCAGGTTCAGTCGCCAAGGCCGTCATCAGGATGGCATCCAATTCGGTGTCGAGTTCGGGATTCATGGAGCCGGGACGCGGGGGATCCTGCCAGCGCTTTTCGAGGAATTCCGCCAGGGGCATCTCCGTTTCCCGTGGCAACCGCCCTGTCAGCATCCGATACAGCACGGCCCCCAGCGAGTACACGTCGCTGCGCGTCTCGCTGAATCCGCGTTGCCCGGCAAGCTTCTCCGGTGCCGCATATGCCGGCGTGCCGACGAATCCCTCGGTCGCGGTCAACGTCGACAGGCCGTCCGCCTCAGCGAATTTCGCCAGCCCGAAATCCAGGATGCGCGGCACATTGTCTGTGCCGACGATGATATTCGTGGGCTTGAGATCACGGTGGATTACGCCACGCTCGTGGGCATGTTCCACGCCGGCGCAGATGGCTCGGAACATCGCCAGAAGCTGAGGAAGCGCCCGACGATCCCGTCCTACCTCGTCGGACCAAGCATCAACTGGTTGTCCGTCGACCCACTCCATGGCAAGGACGGGTAGTCCATCCACAAACTCCATGCCGTAAACTGTAAGGATCGATGGGTGGTTTAACGTTGCGGCCGCCTCAACTTCCCGCGCCAGGCGGGCCCGCATTTCGAACCCGGCCAGGGAACCGCCAAGCAGGCGTTTTATAGCGATGTGCCGCTTGGTTCGCGGTTGAATGGCCTTGTAGACGATTCCCTGTGCACCGCGACCGATTTCCGCCAGCAATTCGTATTCACCGATGGAACCAAGCGTTACGGGCGATTCGGCTCCACGGATCTGATCGATCCATTGATCACTGTCGAAGGCAAAGCCTTCCACAACAAGGTCGGCCGCGCTCTCCTCCGGACTAGCCTGACGATTCGGATCGGGATTCCCCGGCATCGGTATGGTCCTCTTCCTGAATCTGCCCCGCAATCAATTCGCCCAGCCGTTTCTGAATTCGCTGCTTGACCTTGTGTACGGACTGCGCCGAAACGCCGAACGAATCCGCGAGTTCGGCAGCCGATTGACCCCCAAGCAATCCCTCAAACAGGGCGACGCTCCGCGGCTCGAAGGTAGCTCGGACGGTCTGCATTGCGAGCCGGTAGTGGTGATTGACCCACTCCTGGTCCCAGACTGTGTCCTGTTCGACCTCGGCCTGAAAGACTGCCAGCACTGCTGTGTCTAGCGCCCGGGGAGCCTGATTTGGACGCGCAAAGTGGCGGGCGATGGCGTTTCGCACCGTACGACGAAGATAATCGCGAAATCGCCCTCGCCTGGGATCGTATTCGAACGTCCGGATTCCCTTGCACAGATTGATCCAAACGAGTTGCTGGACGTCCTCACAGTCAGCCATCTGCAGACCCCTGCGAAGGCAATAGCGCACAATGAGCTCGCGATACCGGGCCTCGAATTCACGCCAGGCATTCAGGTCGCTTGGATCGCGTACACGAACCAGCAATGAAGGTTTAGTCGACTCGAAAGGCATGTTTCCCGGCCCGTTACAGCGTAGATTTGAACTAGCCCAGTCCTCCCAGAATACCACCATCAACATGCGTGGCCAAGCAGCCCGACGAGACCGCCCTGCTTGGACATCAGCGAAGGCACTATTGGCGCGAGGCCATCCTGGTTGGACCCATAAACAGTCTCAAGCCGGGCTGCTTTTCCAAGTAACCGCCCATCGCATCCCGCTCATATCACTCCGAACACCGACGAACAGGGCGAAACGGGCGTATCCGAGCGGTTGGGCGTGTCCAAGCGTAAGTCCCTGCGGCAGCAACAGTACACATTTGGGTGAGGGACAGGCTCACAAAGCCTGTCCATGATGCAGGCGGTCAGTCAGCCGCTCGCAGGCCGTACGGCCGTGCACAACCTGCTGCCACTCGCACGCAACGAAACGCAGCGCTTTATTCGCCATTCCGCGTCATTAAAGGAGGTCTTGTTCACTGGCGGCTACCCACGTATCCTCGACCAACGACTTCAGCCGAGCGAGTGGCTGGGCTCGCATGTTCGGACCTACTTTCGTCTGGTTTCCAATACGGTCGACTTGGCCACCTTCCAGCGATTCGTGCAGTTGTGCGCGGGCCGGACCGCGCAACTGATAAACCCGTCATCATTGGCTGTTGATTCGGGAATCACGCAACCCACTGCGAAGGCTTGGCTATCGATTCTTGAGGCGACGTTCATAGCGTTTCGACTGCCGCCGTATTTCGGGGACATCGGCAAGCGTCTGGTCAAAACTCCCAAGCGGCATTCTTATGATACGGGTCTTGTGTGTTGGCTGCTGGGAATTCGAGAGCCCTCGCAACTTCGACTGCACCCCTTGCGCGGCCCCATCTTCGAAACCTGGGTGGTTTCGGAAGTACCTAAACATAGACTTAACCGTGGGGAGCATGGGGGCTGTTCTTCTATCGTGACCGACATGGGTCGGAGGTGGACCTGATCATAGACGAAGGGCGGAGACTGACTGCCATGGAGTCGGAATCCAGACAGACCGCCACCGCGGAGGTTGTGAGCGCTGGTCGGCAGGTTGCCGATGTCCTGGCCAGCGCCTGTCGCGTAAGACGCTGTGTCGTATTCGGCGGCGGAAGCAACCAGGAACGCAATGATGTTGAAGTTCTGTCCTGGGATTCTCTCGACACACGGCGTTGGTGATCGCGCGATTCTCGGATGGTCCCCGAAACGAACGGTTGTTGAGAAATACGTGTAGTCCGCCCGAATTCCTTGTCCACCTGTGTCCACCGGTGTAACTGGGTGTCACGGTATGTCAAGCGTCGAGCGGCGACGCATACGAGTTGTGGTGTTTTGACCGATTGGAGAGGGTTGCCCGCTTAATCGATTCCCCCCGCCTCCAGTGTAAACCGTTTACTTGCATAAAGTCGCGATTCGGGTATCGGTGCGATTTCATCGTGTACTCGCTTTTCTTGAAGCCATAGCCTCGTGAAATGAAAGCACTTACGTTCCGAGAGCGGGCGGATTCGTACCCCGCCTGACCACAGGCTGCTGAAGACCATCGCAGAATGATCTCGCGGATGCAGATGATCGGACCAATTGTATTTGGTTGCTGAAGCGGATGTCCAGAAGCGAGGTCGACACGGGCCGCGCCACAGCCTCACACGCGTTGAAATAATCCACGCGCAGGGAAACGATGAGAAACTCAGGCCTATATTTGGTACCAGCCGCGCAGTGTCGACGCCGTGATTGGCCGCCCTGCTACCCGTCAGGGAATTTCGCACTCTTGTGCGTGAGCTCTCGCCAAGTGTCGCGTGAGGATCGAGCGAGCGAAGCTGGCTGGGCGTTGGGAGACGCCGCTCCTCGGACGGAATTAAAGAGGCGCGAATCACGTGCACGCGGCCTCCTGCGATCATGGCCAGCCCTGCTGCAATCTGGAGAAGCAGATGGATTCTCGCGATTGGCTGCGCTGAAGCGGCAGTTGCCCTATCGCCTCCGCCCGCGCGAGGGCCTTCCGCGATTGTCCTGGCGCCTCAAACACATACTACCAGCCGAACCCGACCTGGCGGTCACCGCTTCAGCGGCGAGGACAGAATCGGGAGCGTGTCTTCTTCCTGCTCGATCTTGAACAACTCCAGTTCCTCGAATAACAGCGACGGACTGATGATCGACGTAGCCGGCGTGGTCCCGCCGAATCCCAGCCCGATGTAGTTATAGACCGCCGGCTTCTGCCCCGCAGCAGCGATCCGCTTCAAATCGCGAACCTTGACCTGTCCGAATTCACAGCCGCGGACCATTTCCTCATGTCCATCGGGAAACACCTTATAGAACGAGACCGGATCACCTATGTTGCTCCTTCCGCCGCGTTGCTGCATACGCATGAACATGGCGAATATGTCGGCCCGATTGGATCCGATGCTCGTGGTCTTCAGAGACTTGATCCGCAGGCCGTATTCCAGCCCCTCGTTTTCGACGGCCTCAAGCAACGCGGCCTTCAGGTTATCCTCCGGCATGCCCTCCTCGTCTTCCACGAACAGGCACGCGATCGCCGAGGAGATCGCCCCGCCGCCGGAGGAGCGCCGCCCGTGACCGTTACTGCCGGAGAGCTTCCTTGTCGGAACGCGCGAGCGGACCATATCCACCAGCTTGCCCTCACTGACCAGATCCACGCGTTCGGCCCGTGTCCCTTCGTCGTCGAACAGGTAATGGCCCAAGAGCGCCTGGTCACCCACTTTCTCGACGGTCGGATTGTCGTACATCCGGAACGTCGTTGGGAATATCCGCGTGTCGAGGTTCTTCTCCAGGCTGCCGGCGCCTGTCAGGCCGCGCCGCTGGGTTCCGACCGGATCGACCTGCCCGGCAACACCCTCCGCCAGAATCGTGCGGAGCATCTGCGCCGCAGCCAAGCCATCGAACAGGATCGGACCCATATAGCGCTCCAGAACCGGGGCTTGGGCCAACGCCTGGATCCGCTCGGCCAATGCGTCGATGTCCTTCTCGACTTCCTCCGACGGGGGGAAATCACCTGGGTCGCGGACGAAATAGCTCTCGCCGTCACTGATGGTCATTCCGTCGCCGGCCTGCATTTCAGCCGTGATGAACACCAACAGGCCTTGCTCGGGGAATCGCAACCGCGTTCCCTCGGAGTTGACGATGTACGTATTCCCGATCGCCGCGAAGAGCTGGACGCTCGAATCCTGGATCCGCGGATGGTTGCGAAAGCGCATGGAAAGTCCGGACAGGCGCTTCTCCCACTCATCGCGATCAAACGCCAGCGACGCCACGGGCTCCTCGTGTTCCACAACGGACGCCTTGGCGAAGTCCGCAGGGCGATCGTCAAACTTCTTGTCCTTCATGTACGCCCGTTTCTTGGTCAGTGTTTCAACGGCGTCCTTGTACTGCGCGTCGCTTGCCCGCCATATCGCCTGGCGCATGGCGAGGTAATCGTCGTCCAGCGGCAGCGCGGCTCGCCCGACGCCCCCGCCGCCGCGGAATAGAGCAAAGAAGCCCCCCGAGTCGTCCGCGTAGTTGGTATTGTCCAGATCGTACGAGCCGACACGAATGGAGCTGTACAGAGTACGCGAGCGGTCATGCTCCGACGAGGTGATGTCACCGTACTTGGCCTGTATCTGAAAATTCACCGAGTCGTCAACCGTGTACTGAATGAAATAAGGCTTTTCGAGGTCCTCCATCTGTAGCGTCATGGAACGCTGCAGCTCGTCGCTCAATGCGCGCATGAGGTTCTTGCTTGCCGGAATTGACTCTGCCCGGCCGGCCTGCGTCCAGCAGAAACAACTCAGCAGGGCGGCGACCAAAATGGCCGTACCTTTGTGGTGTGATTTCATGTCCTATTCCTTCCGTTCCTACGAAAGTTGAATTCCGAGTGACCCTGTTTGAACCGCTTAACTACCGGGAAGCAATGGGCGGCAAGAGGATCGGCGGCTTGTCCTGCTCGCGCTGACGCTTTTCAATCTCGATCTCGGAAACCAGGATGCTCGGCGACACGCCGGAAACCGGCACCCATCCGGACTCGGCCCCGCAGGTTCCGTTGAAGACGTCCGGGTCGTCGCCAGTCATGATGATCTTGTTGAACGACGAAAGCGGCGTGCCCACGATGTCCACGCCGCGAACGAGTTCGTCATCCCGTCCGTCCGCGTACACCTTGTACACGACCACGGGAAGCACCTTGAAAGACTGTGCTCCGAAACGCTGCGTTCCTGTGAAGCCCCCGGTGATGTCGTCAAACAACAGGCCGAACGGCTTGCCCTGCCGCTTGCACTCCTCGATGAGCATCTTCCGCAGTTCCGCGAAGGGCGCGGTCTTGGAGGAGTAGACAATCGTGTTGGCCATCCGGGCCACGACATCGCTACCGGGAGACCGCCGGCCGTGCCCGTTTGATCGAGGAAAATCCTGTACGGGTGAACGCGACATCAGGAAAGTCTTCAGGACGCCGTCCTTGACCAGCACCGTGTCCTGCGCCGGGACACCCTCGTCGTCATACTTGTAGTAACCGCGCAGGTCCGTCTCGCCCCACTTTGCCTTCGTGGGATCATCGTGGACACTGAGAAACTCCGGCAGGACCTCCTCGCCGATTTTCTTCGTGAACGTCTGCCCCTCCTCGACGTCCTTCTGCCTGTGCCCCTCGATCCGATGGCCGAAGATCTCATGGAAGAACACCGCGCTGGCGCGATTCATAAGAATCGCCGGCCCGGTATACGGCTCCACCAGCGGCGCCTCCCTCAAGGCGAGGACTTGGTCGATGACGCCCTGGAACGCCTCAGCAAGAGCTTCTTCGGTGGGCAATCCTTTGATGCTCGCCGCGGAGAAGATGTGACTCTGCGAGAGTTCCATACCGTCCTCAGCCTTCGTGCCGGCCTGTACGAGAACACGCAGATACTTCAGGCCGTGTTGGATGCGCGTGCCTTCACTATTGACCAGGAAGTGGTTTTCTGCGCCCGCGGTCAGGGATACCTGGGAGTCGTAGATGAGCGGATACCTCTTGGCGATCTCCGAGACTCGGCGCAACCGATCCGTCCACGCCGACTTGTCAACGGCGAGTGAGGCTTCCGGCTCGCTGTACACTTGTGGCTCCTCCTTGGAGAAGTCGTCCGCCTGGTCCTCTTCCTCGACTTTTGTCTTGAGATTGGTGAGAACTCGCTGGTACTTCTTGACCGCCGACTTGAAGCCGCGGTCAGTTGCCAGCCAGAGGGCCTGTTTGATGGCAACCGGATCGCCCGACAGACTCAGCGGTGTTGGCTCGCGCCCCATGAAGTCTGACGGATCGAACCCCATCATACCACCCCGGATCTTGTGCGTATTGTCGACCTTGTGGTCCCCGACGCGCACGTCGACATCAAGCAAGCGGCCGTGGCTCTCGGTCTCATCGGTCAGGGCCCCCAGTTCGGCGCTGATCGACATCCGCTGACTGTCCGTAACGGTGTACGCCAGGAAGTAAGGCCTCGTGCCGTCCGGTGTCTTGAGATGCTCCATGGCATACGTCAGCTCTTCCTCCAACGTCTTCAGTAGCGCACCGGGCGCTGCCTGCGACGCACCTCCCAATACCAAGACGGTGATCAGTGCCGCGGAGCACACCCAGCGGCCGTTCACGCGAGGATCCATGAGAAACTCCTTGTCACAAGAGGGCGTGGTTCAAGCATCAACGACAATGGACGCTTTTTCATCGCAGAAAGGGGTCATTTGGTCAACTGAGCACAAGAATATACCGTGTTCGGCGAACCCGGCCCCACCCAAGACGAGTGGAAAGAGCACCAGGACGCTTTCAGGCCACAAACGCCTTTCGGAGAATCGTTCTATTCGCAGTTAGGCCGACCCTTACCATCCGAGATTGTCCCCGATGGTTGCGGTAGCATTTGTCGCGTCAACGGGCGGCGATCGGCGAGCCCGCGTAGGGAAGTTCAGAATCCAAGTACGCCTGTCTCGCGCATCAGCTCGGGCTGGACGGCTGGACTTGCCCTCGGCGCGAATTCCTGATCAACCATCCGCTCGAGCGGTACGATCTGATTGGGGGCCTGGGCCTCCATCATCTCGGCGAGCAGCTCGATCTGCCTGTCGAACACTGCTTCGGGAAGCGTGGTAGCGTAGGGTTGCCCGACCGATCAGCCTTGGGTCAGATTATCTGCCGTGTCGTCATTCGAATTGACCGATTATGATGGCAAGCGTCGTTCGAGAATCTGAACCGGCACAGATGGAGTGTGATTTCGGATGCCTCGTGGAGATCAGGTCATGCGGCAGTGGAAACTCCTGCGGATGCTCCAGACGCGCGGCCAGGGGGTGGCCCTACGCGAGCTGGTCGCGGAAGCGGAAGTGAGCGAGCGCACCATTCAGCGCGACCTGGAACTCCTTCGGGAACTCGGCTTCCCCCTCAAGCACGAGGAGGACGGGCACGGGAAGCGCTTCTGGCGGATGCCGCACGATTTCTTCCGCTCGGGAACGCTCGTTCTGTCACTGACTGAGGCGGTCTCGCTGCATCTGTCCGAAAGGATGTTCTCGACGGTCGCGGGAACGTACCTGGCCGACGGCATCACTTCAGCCCTCCAGAAAATCCGGAGCCTCCTTCCGGCACCCGCCCTGGGACACTTCGCCGACCTCGATCGTATCGTCGCGGTCCGGCGCCGCGGCTACACGGATTATGCCCCGTACGCCGGGGTGATTCGCTCGCTCATCGATGCGATCCGGGAGCAGCGCTCTGTTGATCTGGATTACCGGGCCGTGTGGCGCGACGACGAGTACACCATGCGGTTCGATCCGTACGCCCTGGTGCTCTACGATGGCGATGTCTTCGTCATGGGGCGATCACATCGGGCTCGCGGGATACGCGTCCTCAAGGTAACGCGGATCCCCGACGCCCGCATGAGCGAGTCTCGGTTCACCCGCCCGACCGGGTTCAGTGTCGAGGAGCATTTCCGCGCCAGCTTCGGGATTATCCATGCCGATGGTGATCCGATTGAAATTGTAGTTCGCTTCAGCGGACCCTCGGCCGCACTGGTCGAGGAACGCGTCTGGCACGAGAGCCAACAGTTGGCCAGAGCTGACGCCGAGTCAACGCTGTTCGAGCGGACGACCGGCAACAAGGGTGACCTGCTGGCCACGTTTCGCCTAGCCGACGTGGTCGAATTCCTTCGCTGGATCAAGGGTTTCGGCAGCGACGCCGAAGTCGTGAGGCCCCAATGGCTCCGAGAGCGTCTTCGCGACGAGCTACATCAAGCGTGGAAGCGTTACGACTGATCGCGACAAGACGCCGCGACCCCGAACAAACAAGGATCTCGATCCTGCCCCCAAACCTCCCTGAGCAGCAGCATGGTGCAGCCCAGGTGAAGAAAGCCACTGAACAGGTTCGTCGACTTCTCTCAGCGAATGCACAGCCGGCGGAGGTTCTGCAGCCAGGAAATGGCCCGCTCAACGTTCCAGCGCCGGTCGTGGCTGCGCAGCGGCCGTCCTGCGTGTAGTTCTCGATCTTGCGGCTCGAACGGTACGGGGCAATCATCTCGATGCCCTGCTCGGCCAGCTCCTCGTCCAGCTGATCGCTGTCGTACGCATTGTTGCCGACTACGCGCCGCGGCGATTCCTCGGTGATCGTGAGGTCGAGCAGACGCTGTATCAATCGGCTCTCGTGTCGCTGGGCCGACACCGTGTCGATCGACACCGGCAATCCGCGTGCGTCCACCAAAACCATGATTTTCACGCCTTTTCCGGCCTTCGTGCAGCCGATGCTGTCGCCGCCTCCTCAAGCTTTATCGGCATCGCCGAGCCGCCTGAGGCCCTGGCTTGTCATCAATTCACTCCTGATTTCGGCAGGAACGCACTGCGCACTCAGCCAAGAATCGGCGAATCCGCTCTTCCGTCAGTCATCCAAACCCAACTCCTTGGCCGTCCGATCCATTGATCTTCCGTCGCCCGCACCTTTTTGGGGGACGGGATCGACGTTTCGGGTTGGACACCCGGTACCGCGAACGAGGCTCCACAACAGGGCAAACCACCCCGCACGTCGGCTCGGTTCGGCAACAGCCTCAGAACTTGCCCCGTCTTCTGGGTCGGCATCGGTGGTTTTCGGATCCACGACGAGAGAATTCTCTGTCTCCCGCGTCCCCCGTGCATGGGAGTGCGGTACCGCATCCTGCAGCAGATCGCCGCCCACGGTCGCGGAGTCACCATCCGCGTCCGATACCGGAGGCACTTCCTGGAACACCTTGTCGAACCCCTGCGCCATGACTTCCGGAGGTAGGTCGGGCAACCCGCCGCCGACCACGTTGATCTCGCTGCCGGTATATTCATCACTGCGGTCCGCGAGCCCCTCACCAGCGGACTCTGGCGGCGGGATGAGCACGTAATCACGCCCGGCAATCGCCGCAAAGTAATCCACTTCGGAGGGTACGCGATTGCCCCCTGTAGTCGCCGTCTCCGTGGCGTCCTCCTCGGTCGCCTCGCCGGTGTTGGCGCCGGCTGGTTCCGTCGACTCCACCGGAGCAATCATATCCGACCCATCGCTCATCAGATGGTCCGGCTTGCGCTCCATGGGGTCCGGCAGTGCTTCGGTTGTGACGCCGGGGTCCGTGCCGCCTAGCACCGGAGACACCGGTGGCGCCATCGGATCTTGAGTCGGCTCGGGAGTCGGTCCCATTTCCGGCACGGGGCCAGGGAGATCTGGTTCCGCGTCCGCCGGATCGGCAGTAGCGCCGTTACCGGAATCGGGTGCGGGCGCAGGATCCGTCGGCGACGGGATCGACCGGATTTTGGGGTTCACCGTGATGCTCACTGAATCCGTGCTAATATTGGTACCGTCATTGACCTGAACCTGGAAGGTCAAAGTTTCTCCGCCGAAGCCTTCCGGCACGCTGAATGTCGGCATCGAGACGGTGGGATCACTCAGCGTGACCTCCGCTCCACCCGTTTGTGTCCATCTGTAGGACAACCCCTGGTTTTCCGGATCGCTGCTGCGTGACGCGTCCAGGGTGACGAGCGCACCATCGTCGACCGTCCGGTCCGGACCGGCGACCGCCGTCGGGGCGTCATTGTCGGCGTTAACCGTCACTGTCACCGTGTCCGAGCTCGTGTTCGTTCCGTCACTTACTTGAAGCTGAAATGTCAGCTCGCTGTTGCTCAGGCTCTCCGGAGCGGTAAACGATACCTGTGCGGCGTTCGCATCACTAAGCGTGACGGCCGGGCCGCCAGTCTGTATCCATGCGTAGGTCAGCCCACTGCCCGCGGGATCGCTGCTCCCCGATGCGTCCAGGGTGACGAAATCGCCTTCGCTCACCGTTTGGTCCGCGCCACCTCTTGCTGTCGGAAGCTCCGCAACCGTGCGCGAAGCGGAGCCGCTTGCGCTGATGTCCACCGTGATCGTGTAGGCCGATTCGCTGTAGGCCTCCCCGTCCTGCACCTTGTACTCGAAGCTGTCATAAGCGGTACCGGCGGCATCGGCGTCGGGAACGAACGTCAG
The sequence above is drawn from the Phycisphaerae bacterium genome and encodes:
- a CDS encoding DUF4143 domain-containing protein, with protein sequence MMQAVSQPLAGRTAVHNLLPLARNETQRFIRHSASLKEVLFTGGYPRILDQRLQPSEWLGSHVRTYFRLVSNTVDLATFQRFVQLCAGRTAQLINPSSLAVDSGITQPTAKAWLSILEATFIAFRLPPYFGDIGKRLVKTPKRHSYDTGLVCWLLGIREPSQLRLHPLRGPIFETWVVSEVPKHRLNRGEHGGCSSIVTDMGRRWT
- a CDS encoding TldD/PmbA family protein, with protein sequence MDPRVNGRWVCSAALITVLVLGGASQAAPGALLKTLEEELTYAMEHLKTPDGTRPYFLAYTVTDSQRMSISAELGALTDETESHGRLLDVDVRVGDHKVDNTHKIRGGMMGFDPSDFMGREPTPLSLSGDPVAIKQALWLATDRGFKSAVKKYQRVLTNLKTKVEEEDQADDFSKEEPQVYSEPEASLAVDKSAWTDRLRRVSEIAKRYPLIYDSQVSLTAGAENHFLVNSEGTRIQHGLKYLRVLVQAGTKAEDGMELSQSHIFSAASIKGLPTEEALAEAFQGVIDQVLALREAPLVEPYTGPAILMNRASAVFFHEIFGHRIEGHRQKDVEEGQTFTKKIGEEVLPEFLSVHDDPTKAKWGETDLRGYYKYDDEGVPAQDTVLVKDGVLKTFLMSRSPVQDFPRSNGHGRRSPGSDVVARMANTIVYSSKTAPFAELRKMLIEECKRQGKPFGLLFDDITGGFTGTQRFGAQSFKVLPVVVYKVYADGRDDELVRGVDIVGTPLSSFNKIIMTGDDPDVFNGTCGAESGWVPVSGVSPSILVSEIEIEKRQREQDKPPILLPPIASR
- a CDS encoding transposase codes for the protein MKIMVLVDARGLPVSIDTVSAQRHESRLIQRLLDLTITEESPRRVVGNNAYDSDQLDEELAEQGIEMIAPYRSSRKIENYTQDGRCAATTGAGTLSGPFPGCRTSAGCAFAERSRRTCSVAFFTWAAPCCCSGRFGGRIEILVCSGSRRLVAISRNASTLDVARREDALGAIGASRLRRRCRNP
- a CDS encoding transcriptional regulator gives rise to the protein MRQWKLLRMLQTRGQGVALRELVAEAEVSERTIQRDLELLRELGFPLKHEEDGHGKRFWRMPHDFFRSGTLVLSLTEAVSLHLSERMFSTVAGTYLADGITSALQKIRSLLPAPALGHFADLDRIVAVRRRGYTDYAPYAGVIRSLIDAIREQRSVDLDYRAVWRDDEYTMRFDPYALVLYDGDVFVMGRSHRARGIRVLKVTRIPDARMSESRFTRPTGFSVEEHFRASFGIIHADGDPIEIVVRFSGPSAALVEERVWHESQQLARADAESTLFERTTGNKGDLLATFRLADVVEFLRWIKGFGSDAEVVRPQWLRERLRDELHQAWKRYD
- a CDS encoding sigma-70 family RNA polymerase sigma factor, whose amino-acid sequence is MPFESTKPSLLVRVRDPSDLNAWREFEARYRELIVRYCLRRGLQMADCEDVQQLVWINLCKGIRTFEYDPRRGRFRDYLRRTVRNAIARHFARPNQAPRALDTAVLAVFQAEVEQDTVWDQEWVNHHYRLAMQTVRATFEPRSVALFEGLLGGQSAAELADSFGVSAQSVHKVKQRIQKRLGELIAGQIQEEDHTDAGESRSESSG
- a CDS encoding serine/threonine protein kinase yields the protein MPGNPDPNRQASPEESAADLVVEGFAFDSDQWIDQIRGAESPVTLGSIGEYELLAEIGRGAQGIVYKAIQPRTKRHIAIKRLLGGSLAGFEMRARLAREVEAAATLNHPSILTVYGMEFVDGLPVLAMEWVDGQPVDAWSDEVGRDRRALPQLLAMFRAICAGVEHAHERGVIHRDLKPTNIIVGTDNVPRILDFGLAKFAEADGLSTLTATEGFVGTPAYAAPEKLAGQRGFSETRSDVYSLGAVLYRMLTGRLPRETEMPLAEFLEKRWQDPPRPGSMNPELDTELDAILMTALATEPARRYPSVEAMSEDIRRYLKGLPIAAASNTLAYRLAKTVRRHRTAVAVSIMISSVLIAATAVSTTLAVQASRARERARDRTRVAESINSFLTDDLLAAIDPANTDNPDLTMREVLDRAAASVEGRFAGEPLVESSIRRAIGRSYLSLGLPAESIPHFQRALGLRVEHFGPTRDETREAMRELAEALYWNDEGEESLLIARDLLELETASAGAGSSQAMKARFMVVRSDSEIDFGEKCAALSEILEWSVEHLGPADPMTLDVSHILANDYLYNGFAEEAEPIVMRMYEAVRARYGEAHPQTLDAMLGLAILYGRTDRVEEAVEILQDIVRIYRETRPSPFSSMGIALGHLGAHLRALERYEEAESAFLEGYEILATSRGAEVGWTQGIVRMLAGMYEDMGESEKALAWREKLLPQFEKPIPRVPRSGESE